One Kineococcus radiotolerans SRS30216 = ATCC BAA-149 DNA window includes the following coding sequences:
- a CDS encoding phosphatidylinositol-specific phospholipase C/glycerophosphodiester phosphodiesterase family protein, whose protein sequence is MRTPRPRHALVPVALAGAALLVPLSAGSAVAGTRPVAADPVVLGAATSPAAPAAGPVVAQPLPQAHAHNDYEHERPLLDAVERGFTSVEADVYLVDGQLLVAHDPEDLDPARTLQSLYLEPLEDLAEAGGGSLYGDGEPVQLLIDIKGDAVATWLAIEDVLAQYPTTMTSFTMTDAGYDATPRAVTAVVSGNRPVDLMARDHLRWSAYDGRSGDLFNGSDPDFMPLVSDNWANQFSWRGEGEMPAAERAKLVDFVTAAHLAGREVRFWNTPDAPGPARDAVWSELVAAQVDQINTDDLDGLRDFLLARSQA, encoded by the coding sequence ATGCGAACCCCCCGCCCCCGCCACGCCCTCGTCCCGGTCGCCCTGGCCGGCGCCGCCCTCCTCGTCCCGCTGAGCGCGGGCAGCGCCGTCGCCGGGACCCGCCCGGTCGCGGCGGACCCCGTCGTCCTCGGCGCCGCCACGAGCCCCGCCGCTCCCGCCGCGGGCCCGGTGGTGGCCCAGCCGCTGCCGCAGGCCCACGCGCACAACGACTACGAGCACGAGCGCCCGCTGCTCGACGCGGTCGAGCGGGGTTTCACCAGCGTCGAGGCCGACGTGTACCTCGTCGACGGGCAGCTCCTCGTCGCCCACGACCCCGAGGACCTCGACCCCGCGCGCACCCTGCAGTCGCTCTACCTGGAACCCCTGGAGGACCTCGCCGAGGCCGGCGGCGGCAGCCTCTACGGCGACGGGGAACCCGTCCAGCTCCTCATCGACATCAAGGGCGACGCCGTCGCGACGTGGCTGGCGATCGAGGACGTCCTGGCCCAGTACCCCACGACCATGACCTCGTTCACCATGACCGACGCCGGCTACGACGCCACCCCGCGCGCGGTGACGGCCGTCGTCTCCGGCAACCGCCCCGTCGACCTCATGGCCCGCGACCACCTGCGCTGGTCCGCCTACGACGGCCGGTCCGGGGACCTCTTCAACGGGTCCGACCCGGACTTCATGCCCCTGGTGAGCGACAACTGGGCGAACCAGTTCTCCTGGAGGGGCGAGGGCGAGATGCCCGCCGCGGAACGCGCGAAGCTCGTGGACTTCGTCACCGCCGCCCACCTGGCCGGGCGCGAGGTGCGGTTCTGGAACACCCCCGACGCCCCCGGGCCCGCGCGCGACGCCGTCTGGAGCGAACTCGTGGCCGCCCAGGTCGACCAGATCAACACCGACGACCTCGACGGCCTGCGCGACTTCCTGCTCGCCCGCTCGCAGGCCTGA
- a CDS encoding ClpP family protease, which translates to MSTPTTTTGPFDDQLSQRLLFQRIVVLGQEVDDAVANRICAQLLLLSADDPRSDIALYVNSPGGSISAGLAIYDTMRLIPNDVSTLVMGMAASMGQFLLCAGTAGKRYALPHARVMMHQPSGGIGGTAADIAIQAENLAHTKATMQRLIAEHTGQDVETVELDSQRDRWFTAEEALAYGVVDHVVTGVSDVRLGSATRDARKVGL; encoded by the coding sequence ATGAGCACCCCCACCACCACGACCGGCCCGTTCGACGACCAGCTCTCCCAGCGCCTGCTGTTCCAGCGGATCGTCGTCCTCGGCCAGGAGGTCGACGACGCGGTCGCGAACCGGATCTGCGCGCAGCTGCTGCTGCTGTCGGCCGACGACCCCCGCAGCGACATCGCGCTCTACGTGAACTCCCCCGGCGGTTCCATCAGCGCCGGGCTCGCGATCTACGACACGATGCGCCTGATCCCCAACGACGTCTCCACGCTGGTCATGGGGATGGCCGCCAGCATGGGGCAGTTCCTGCTGTGCGCGGGGACGGCCGGCAAGCGCTACGCCCTGCCGCACGCCCGGGTGATGATGCACCAGCCCTCCGGCGGGATCGGGGGGACCGCGGCCGACATCGCCATCCAGGCCGAGAACCTCGCCCACACCAAGGCCACGATGCAGCGCCTCATCGCCGAGCACACCGGGCAGGACGTCGAGACGGTCGAGCTCGACTCCCAGCGCGACCGGTGGTTCACCGCCGAGGAGGCCCTCGCCTACGGCGTGGTCGACCACGTCGTCACCGGCGTCAGCGACGTCCGGCTCGGCAGCGCCACTCGTGACGCGCGGAAGGTGGGCCTGTGA
- a CDS encoding MFS transporter has product MSSTEPGRHLAPAATPAPARTGPPRPRTSPEGVHAAPAPRAQWVVLAVLSLAQLMVVLDATIVNIALPTAQGALGFSDENRQWVVTSYALAFGSLLLLGGRLSDLVGRKPTFLVGLVGFGLASALGGAAQSFEVLIAARALQGVSGALLAPAALSLLTTTFTDPAARTKAFGIFGGVSGAGGGIGLLLGGVLTEHLSWRWCLYINVVLAVVAVVAGALLLKHERSPERPVLDWAGTVLAVLGLVGVVYGLAGAESDGWSAATTWGFLTAGVVLLAVFCWWQSRAAHPLLPLRVVLDRDRGGALIGIAVVGAGMFGIFLFLTYYMTSTLGYSPVQTGLGFLPMIAAISVAAGVVGSVLMPRVGPKPLTPTGLLLAALGMAWLTRIDVDSAYAGAILPGLLVTGLGLGFVFASAMATATLGVRASDAGVGSAVANTAQQIGGSIGTALLSAFAGSAAADWIAGHVAGAPTAADAAQAAVASYHTAFWWSAGFFAAGAVVTLLLLRPGAPVADPDAAPVIAH; this is encoded by the coding sequence ATGAGCAGCACCGAACCGGGCCGGCACCTCGCGCCCGCGGCCACCCCGGCCCCGGCGCGGACCGGCCCGCCGCGTCCGCGCACCTCGCCCGAGGGGGTGCACGCCGCTCCCGCCCCCCGGGCGCAGTGGGTCGTGCTCGCGGTGCTGTCGCTGGCCCAGCTGATGGTCGTCCTCGACGCCACCATCGTGAACATCGCGCTGCCCACCGCCCAGGGCGCGCTCGGCTTCTCCGACGAGAACCGCCAGTGGGTCGTCACCTCCTACGCGCTCGCCTTCGGCAGCCTGCTCCTGCTCGGCGGGCGGCTCTCCGACCTCGTCGGGCGCAAGCCGACGTTCCTCGTCGGCCTCGTCGGGTTCGGCCTGGCCTCCGCCCTCGGCGGCGCCGCCCAGAGCTTCGAGGTCCTCATCGCCGCCCGCGCGCTCCAGGGCGTCTCCGGGGCGCTGCTCGCCCCGGCCGCGCTGTCCCTGCTGACCACCACCTTCACCGACCCCGCCGCGCGCACCAAGGCGTTCGGCATCTTCGGCGGCGTCTCCGGCGCCGGCGGCGGCATCGGCCTCCTCCTCGGCGGCGTCCTCACCGAGCACCTGTCCTGGCGCTGGTGCCTCTACATCAACGTCGTGCTCGCCGTCGTCGCCGTCGTCGCGGGGGCGCTGCTGCTGAAGCACGAGCGCTCCCCCGAGCGCCCCGTCCTCGACTGGGCCGGGACGGTCCTCGCGGTCCTGGGCCTCGTCGGCGTCGTCTACGGCCTCGCCGGGGCGGAGTCCGACGGCTGGTCCGCCGCCACCACCTGGGGCTTCCTCACCGCCGGCGTCGTGCTGCTCGCGGTGTTCTGCTGGTGGCAGTCCCGCGCCGCGCACCCGCTGCTGCCGCTGCGCGTCGTCCTCGACCGCGACCGCGGGGGCGCGCTCATCGGCATCGCCGTCGTGGGGGCCGGGATGTTCGGCATCTTCCTCTTCCTCACCTACTACATGACCTCCACGCTGGGGTACTCCCCGGTCCAGACCGGGCTCGGCTTCCTGCCGATGATCGCCGCGATCTCCGTCGCCGCCGGGGTCGTGGGCTCGGTGCTCATGCCCCGCGTGGGCCCCAAGCCCCTCACCCCCACCGGACTGCTGCTCGCCGCGCTCGGCATGGCCTGGCTGACCCGCATCGACGTCGACTCCGCCTACGCCGGCGCGATCTTGCCCGGTCTGCTCGTCACCGGCCTCGGGCTCGGCTTCGTCTTCGCCTCGGCCATGGCGACCGCGACCCTCGGCGTGCGGGCCTCCGACGCCGGGGTGGGTTCGGCCGTGGCCAACACCGCCCAGCAGATCGGCGGCTCCATCGGCACCGCCCTGCTGTCGGCCTTCGCCGGCAGCGCCGCCGCGGACTGGATCGCCGGGCACGTCGCCGGCGCCCCCACCGCGGCCGACGCCGCGCAGGCCGCCGTCGCCAGCTACCACACCGCGTTCTGGTGGTCGGCGGGCTTCTTCGCCGCCGGCGCCGTCGTCACCCTCCTGCTGCTGCGCCCCGGCGCCCCGGTGGCCGACCCGGACGCGGCACCGGTCATCGCGCACTGA